The proteins below come from a single Pseudomonas sp. Teo4 genomic window:
- a CDS encoding YaeQ family protein — MAQPSTTYKFELNLTDLDRGVYENVRQTIARHPSETEERMAVRLLAYALWYNENLSFGRGLSDVDEAALWEKSLDDRILHWIEVGQPDADRLTWCSRRTERTSLLAYGSLRVWQNKVVDAVKGLKNLSIAAVPQEVLETLATDMPRTIKWDVMISEGTVFVTDDRGQHEVQLEWLLGERG; from the coding sequence ATGGCCCAGCCGTCCACCACCTACAAATTCGAACTGAATCTGACCGACCTTGACCGTGGCGTGTACGAAAACGTCAGGCAGACCATTGCTCGTCACCCTTCCGAAACCGAGGAACGCATGGCCGTGCGCCTGCTGGCCTACGCACTCTGGTACAACGAGAACCTGTCGTTTGGTCGTGGCCTGTCCGATGTAGACGAAGCCGCGCTGTGGGAAAAAAGCCTGGATGATCGCATCCTGCACTGGATCGAAGTCGGCCAGCCAGACGCTGATCGCCTGACCTGGTGCTCGCGCCGCACCGAGCGCACCAGCCTGTTGGCCTACGGCAGCCTGCGTGTCTGGCAGAACAAAGTGGTGGATGCGGTGAAAGGCCTGAAGAACCTCAGCATCGCCGCTGTACCGCAAGAAGTGCTGGAAACCTTGGCTACCGACATGCCCCGCACCATCAAGTGGGACGTGATGATCAGCGAAGGTACGGTCTTCGTCACCGATGACCGCGGCCAGCACGAAGTGCAGCTGGAGTGGCTGCTCGGCGAGCGTGGCTGA
- the recJ gene encoding single-stranded-DNA-specific exonuclease RecJ, with the protein MRIEPRPLPPTLPFLGNLPPLLTRLYAARGVQSEAELDKSLARLLPYQQLKGIEAAVDLLVEALDQRQRILIVGDFDADGATASTVGVLGLRLLGAAHVDYLVPNRFEYGYGLTPEIVQVALQRQPQLLITVDNGISSVDGVAAAKAAGLKVLVTDHHLPGEQLPDADAIVNPNQPGCEFPSKSLAGVGVIFYVLMALRARLRSLGRYETQAQPNIGELLDLVSLGSVADVVPLDANNRILVHQGLERIRAGRARPGLKAILEVARRDHRRITSTDLGFILGPRLNAAGRLDDMSLGIECLLCEDAALALDMAQQLDDLNQDRKSIEQGMQREALAQLKDLPVESMPYGLCLFDADWHQGVIGILASRLKERYHRPTIAFADAGEGMLKGSARSVPGFHIRDALDAVAARHPQLISKFGGHAMAAGLSLPEGNFPAFAEAFDEEVRRQLREDDLTGRLLSDGTLAVEEFHLDLAKALRNAGPWGQHFPEPLFHGVFQLVEQRVVGERHLKVVLKSECGAVRLDGIAFGIDREVWPNPTVRWVELAYKLDVNEFRGNETVQLMIAHMEPR; encoded by the coding sequence ATGCGTATCGAACCTCGCCCATTGCCGCCGACCCTGCCATTTCTGGGGAACCTGCCACCGTTGTTGACGCGCCTGTACGCCGCCCGTGGCGTGCAGTCCGAGGCTGAGCTGGACAAAAGCCTGGCGCGGCTATTGCCGTATCAGCAGCTCAAGGGCATCGAGGCGGCAGTAGACCTGCTGGTCGAAGCGCTGGACCAGCGCCAGCGGATTCTCATCGTGGGCGACTTCGATGCCGACGGCGCCACCGCCAGTACGGTGGGTGTGCTCGGCCTGCGCCTGCTGGGTGCGGCCCATGTCGATTACCTGGTGCCCAATCGCTTCGAATACGGCTACGGGCTCACCCCGGAGATTGTCCAGGTCGCGTTGCAACGCCAGCCGCAGTTGCTGATTACCGTCGATAACGGTATCTCCAGCGTGGACGGGGTGGCCGCAGCCAAGGCGGCGGGGCTCAAGGTGCTGGTCACCGACCACCACCTCCCGGGTGAGCAGTTGCCGGACGCCGACGCCATCGTCAACCCGAACCAGCCAGGTTGTGAGTTCCCGAGCAAGTCGCTGGCAGGGGTCGGCGTCATCTTCTATGTGCTCATGGCCTTGCGCGCACGCCTGCGCAGCCTTGGGCGCTATGAGACGCAAGCCCAGCCGAACATCGGCGAGCTGCTGGACCTGGTGTCGCTGGGCAGCGTCGCGGACGTGGTACCGCTGGATGCCAACAACCGCATTCTGGTTCACCAGGGCCTCGAGCGCATTCGTGCCGGCCGCGCGCGCCCAGGTCTCAAGGCCATTCTGGAAGTCGCTCGGCGTGACCATCGGCGTATCACCTCGACCGACCTCGGCTTCATTCTCGGCCCGCGGCTGAATGCGGCGGGACGCCTGGACGACATGAGCCTGGGCATCGAATGCCTGCTGTGCGAAGACGCCGCCCTGGCCCTGGACATGGCCCAGCAACTGGATGACTTGAACCAGGACCGCAAGTCCATCGAGCAGGGCATGCAACGCGAAGCGCTGGCCCAACTCAAGGACCTGCCGGTCGAGTCGATGCCTTATGGCCTGTGCCTGTTCGATGCCGACTGGCACCAAGGTGTGATCGGGATTCTTGCTTCGCGCCTGAAGGAGCGCTACCACCGCCCGACCATCGCTTTTGCCGATGCAGGAGAAGGCATGCTCAAGGGCTCGGCGCGTTCGGTGCCGGGCTTTCATATTCGCGATGCGCTGGATGCCGTGGCGGCGCGGCACCCGCAGCTGATCAGCAAGTTTGGCGGGCATGCCATGGCCGCCGGGCTTTCCTTGCCCGAAGGCAACTTCCCGGCATTTGCCGAGGCGTTCGACGAGGAAGTCCGTCGCCAGTTGCGTGAGGACGACCTGACCGGCCGCCTGCTGTCCGATGGCACCCTTGCAGTCGAAGAGTTCCACCTCGACCTGGCCAAGGCCCTGCGAAACGCCGGCCCATGGGGCCAGCACTTCCCCGAGCCGCTGTTCCATGGCGTGTTCCAGCTGGTCGAACAGCGGGTGGTTGGCGAGCGGCACCTGAAGGTGGTGCTCAAGAGTGAATGTGGTGCTGTGAGGCTTGATGGTATTGCCTTCGGGATTGACCGCGAAGTCTGGCCGAACCCAACGGTACGTTGGGTCGAATTGGCCTACAAGCTGGATGTGAACGAGTTTCGCGGTAATGAAACGGTGCAGTTGATGATTGCGCATATGGAGCCGCGTTGA